The genome window gagtgatgacgggacggtgtagagggagctttactctgtatctaaccctgtacctgccctgggagtgtttgatgggacggtgtagagggagctttactctgtatctaaccctgtacctgccctgggagtgtttgatgggacggtgtagagggagctttactctgtatctaaccctggacctgggagtgattgacgggacggtgtagagggagcttcactctgtatctaaccccgtccctgggagtgattgacgggacgGTGCTCCTGACCCTCTCTGAtgcctttctctcctccctcaggTACCTGGTGAAGCTCCCCTCCCCGGGAGTGGTCGCGAACAAGCAGGAGTGCGAGAGGCTGAAGGGCCTGGTGGAGGCCCAGGTCCAGATCTGCAAGCGGCAGCTGCGGGCCATGGGCTCAGTGAAACGGGGCGCCGAGATCGCCATCAAGGAGTGTCAGCAGCAGTTCCAGCATCGCCGGTGGAACTGCTCGATCCTGGCCGGGCTGGAGGCCTTCGGCAAGGGAGTCCCACCAGGTAGGGACCCGGTCCCTGGCCGgggcgggaggggagagcggCCTAACTCCACCGAGGCCGGgattggagcctgggcctttcctgctctgtgtgtgtgtgtgtgtgtgtgtgggtcaggaGGACGGTTGCTAAGGGTGAGGAGATCGGCCTCACTCAACCTTGGCCGGgattggagcctgggcctttcctgctctgtgtgtgtgtgtgtgggtgtcaggAGGCCGGTCGCCGAGGGTGAAGAGATCGGCCTAACTCGACGTAGGCCGGgattggagcctgggcctttcctgctctgtgtgggggtCAGGAGGCCGGTCGCCGAGGGTGAGGAGATCGGCCTAACTCAACCTTGGGCGGgattggagcctgggcctttcctgctctgcgTGGGGGTCAGGAGGCCAGTTGCTAAGGGTGAAGAGATCGGCCTAACTCGACGTAGGCCGGgattggagcctgggcctttcctgctctgtgtgtgggtcagGAGGCCGGTCGCTAAGGGTGAAGAGATCGGCCTAACTCGACGTAGGCCGGgattggagcctgggcctttcctgctctgtgtgtgggtgtcaggAGGCCGGTTGCCGAGGGTGAGGAGATCGGCCTAACTCAACGTAGGCCGGgattggagcctgggcctttcctgctctgtgtgtgggtcagGAGGCCGGTTGCTAAGGGTGAAGAGATCGGCCTAACTCGACGTAGGCCGGgattggagcctgggcctttcctgctctgtgtgtgggtgtcaggAGGCCGGTTGCCGAGGGTGAGGAGATCGGCCTAACTCGACGTAGGCCGGgattggagcctgggcctttcctgctctgtgtgtgtgtgtgtgggtcaggaGGACGGTCGCCGAGGGTGAAGAGATCGGCCTAACTCAACGTAGGCCGGgattggagcctgggcctttcctgctctgtgtgtgggggtcAGGAGGCCGGTTGCTAAGGGTGAAGAGATCGGCCTAACTCGACGTAGGCCGGgattggagcctgggcctttcctgctctgcgTGGGGGTCAGGAGGCCGGTTGCTAAGGGTGAAGAGATCAGCCTAACTCAACGTAGGCCGGgattggagcctgggcctttcctgctctgtgtgtgtgtcaggagGCCGGTTGCCGAGGGTGAAGAGATCGGCCTAACTCAACGTAGGCCGGgattggagcctgggcctttcctgctctgtatgtgtgggtgtgtcagGAGGCCGGTTGCTAAGGGTGAAGAGATCGGCCTAACTCAACCTAGGCCGGgattggagcctgggcctttcctgctctgtgtttgGGTGTCAGGAGGCCGGTTGCCGAGGGTGAGGAGATCGGCCTAACCCGAAGCAGGCCGGgattggagcctgggcctttcctgctccgcGTGGGGGTCAGGAGGCCGGTTGCTAAGGGTGAAGAGATCGGCCTAACTCGACGTAGGCCGGgattggagcctgggcctttcctgctctgtgtttgGGTGTCAGGAGGCCGGTTGCCGAGGGTGAAGAGATCGGCCTAACTCAACGTAGGCCGGgattggagcctgggcctttcctgctctgtgtttgGGTGTCAGGAGGCCGGTTGCTAAGGGTGAGGAGATCGGCCTAACTCAACGTAGGCCGGgattggagcctgggcctttcctgctctgtgtttgGGTGTCAGGAGGCCGGTTGCCGAGGGTGAGGAGACCGGCCTAACCCGAAGCAGGCCGGGATTGGagcctgggactttcctgctcccgacaccccccacccccccgccaaccACCGGGGGCGTCGCGGGGAATGGGTCAGGGAATCGAGGGAGGTTCCGCGAGTGGGATAGGTCGTTTCTTAAgagcgaggggccgaatggcctcgcctGCTGTGAGGATTCTAacgcttttcccccccccccccccccccccctcctcccccgttgGCAGGGACGCGCGAGGCGGCCTTCGTCCACGCCATCTCCGCGGCCGGGGTGGCCTTCGCAGTGACGCGGGCCTGCAGCCGAGGGGAGCTGCCCAGGTGTGGCTGCGATCGCAAAGTCCAAGGTTTCAGCGCGGAGGGTAAGTTGGTCgaccggggggggcggggcggggcgggacggGACGAAAGTCGGCGTCtgagaggaggccgttcagcccatctgtGTCCCTGCTCTCCCCCCGCCGCAGGTTTCGAATGGTCGGGTTGCTCGGACAACGTGCTCTACGGGATCTCCTTCTCCCAGGCCTTCGTCGACGTCTCCGAGCGAGAGACAGGGTCTTCCTCCGGTCACTCCCTCATGAACCTGCACAACAGCGAGGCGGGAAGGAAGGTGAGGCTAGACGCCCTCCGTCTGGGTCAGGGCGCGGCCGTCTGTCACGCTCAGTGTGTCCGTGTCTggacaaactctctctctctctctctccgtctgactGTCCGTCTCACCTCGGCCTGTCTGTCTGTTTCCGTCTCCCTCCGTCTGcccgtctccttccctccgtcTCCGCGTCTccgtctcccaccctccctcgcgCCGTCTGCTCGTCACcggctgtctccctccctctgtccgtctctctctctctccgtccgtctctctctccctctctccccctcccgtctctccctccctctgtccgtctctctctctctccccgtctctctttccctccatctccctccgtctcaccctctcttcccctcccctctctctctccctccgtctctctccctctctctccgtctctccctctctctctccctccgtctctcactgtctcccttcgtccctctccctctctctccctcccccatctccctccccttccacgtctctctccctccgtctctctctccccctctctctccctccgtctctctctccctctctccctccgtctctcactgtctccctccatccctctcccataTCCCTCCCCTtccacgtctctctctccctccgtctttcTATCCCCGactctcttcctctgcctctctctctctttctctccgtctctctttccctccatctctcttcctccatttctcgctctctttctctccccgtctctctctccccctccgtttctccctccccttctctccatctctctctctctccctccctctctctctctccttccctctctccctccgtctctctgtctccctctctccgttcgtctctctttccctctatctctctccgtctctctttccctctatctctctccgtctctctttccctctatctctctccgtctctctttctctccttctctccccatctctcttcctctgcctctctctctctttctctcaccgtctctctttccctctatctctctccgtctctctttccctccatctctcttcctccatttctcgctctctttctctccccgtctctctctccccctccgtttctccctccccttctctccatctctctctctctccctccctctctctctctccttccctctctccctccgtctctctgtctccctctctccgttcgtctctctttccctctatctctctccgtctctctttccctctatctccctccgtctctctttccctctatctctctccgtctctctttctctccttctctccccatctctcttcctctgcctctctctctctttctctcaccgtctctctttccctctttctctcaccgtctctctttccctctatctctctccgtctctctttccctccatctctttcccccctctctctttctctccttctctccccatctctcttcctctgcctctctctctctttctctcaccgtctctctttccctctatctctcaccgtctctctttccctctatctctctccgtctctctttccctctatctctctccgtctctctttccctctatctctctccgtctctctctttccctccatctctctccgcatctctcttcctccatttctcgctctctttctctccccgtctctctctccccctccgtttctccctccccttctctccatctctctctctccctcccttcgtctctctctccctccatctctctctccctctctccgttcgtctctctctctccccatctctctctccctccctctctctctctccttccctctctccctccatctgtctctctctttctccctctcaccctccgtctctctgtctccctctctccgttcgtctctctctccctccatcctctct of Heptranchias perlo isolate sHepPer1 unplaced genomic scaffold, sHepPer1.hap1 HAP1_SCAFFOLD_1218, whole genome shotgun sequence contains these proteins:
- the LOC137308132 gene encoding protein Wnt-4-like, translating into MGAAFLLVMSLLFDMARLSVSTSDWLYLVKLPSPGVVANKQECERLKGLVEAQVQICKRQLRAMGSVKRGAEIAIKECQQQFQHRRWNCSILAGLEAFGKGVPPGTREAAFVHAISAAGVAFAVTRACSRGELPRCGCDRKVQGFSAEGFEWSGCSDNVLYGISFSQAFVDVSERETGSSSGHSLMNLHNSEAGRKVRLDALRL